The following are encoded in a window of Microcaecilia unicolor chromosome 14, aMicUni1.1, whole genome shotgun sequence genomic DNA:
- the MINDY1 gene encoding ubiquitin carboxyl-terminal hydrolase MINDY-1 isoform X1 has translation MEHPAGDFEKAQGDSVNMETTKPNTCNNTSFSHATSDREVAEPQAEGESLIRNEEKVAEPLGTEASTGAREEESSSVSNGTEPERESLARNEEKVAEPLGTEASRGAREEESSPVSNGTKPERESLARNEEKVAEPLGTEAAQGEESSAVGNATKPGGVGSPDSGMGSVSDGQQAAVVKPKSLEASGETESGDVPASTSKEASKAAGGQPDADFYFVKWITWRGERTPIITQNENGPCPLLAIVNILFLRWKVTLPPQKEVITSEELMAHLGDCLLSIKPQEQSEALQLNFQQNVSDAMMVLPRLSTGLDVNVRFTGVSDFEYTPECIVFDLLNIPLYHGWLPEPQGPEVLQAVGKLSYNQLVEKIITCKHSGDPNLVTEGLIAEQFLESTAAQLTYHGLCELMATVKEGELSVFFRNNHFSTMIKHQGHLYLLVTDQGFLQEEKVTWESLHNVEGDSCFCDSQFHLSHQLEKEGASLSSSQQQQQQVDQDYMIALSLQQQQQGPPAMSDLELATQLQQEEYQAQEEQQPPAPQQQQRSPQRQAQASGRQAREPRQRRKADSDCVLL, from the exons ATGGAGCATCCTGCTGGTGATTTTGAAAAGGCGCAAGGGGACAGCGTGAACATGGAAACTACCAAACCTAATACCTGCAATAATACCAGTTTCAGCCATGCCACTAGCGACAGGGAGGTAGCTGAGCCGCAGGCAGAAGGAGAGAGCCTGATAAGGAATGAAGAGAAGGTGGCCGAACCTCTGGGCACTGAAGCATCAACAGGTGCCCGGGAGGAGGAATCGAGCTCAGTCAGCAATGGGACTGAGCCAGAAAGGGAGAGTCTGGCAAGGAACGAAGAGAAGGTGGCCGAGCCTCTGGGCACTGAAGCATCAAGAGGTGCCCGGGAGGAGGAATCGAGCCCAGTCAGCAATGGGACTAAGCCAGAAAGGGAGAGCCTGGCACGGAATGAAGAGAAGGTGGCCGAGCCTCTGGGCACTGAAGCTGCCCAGGGGGAGGAATCCAGCGCAGTCGGTAATGCGACCAAGCCGGGTGGGGTTGGTTCCCCAGACTCTGGGATGGGCTCGGTCAGCGACGGCCAGCAAGCAGCAGTGGTGAAACCAAAATCACTAGAGGCCAGTGGGGAGACTGAATCAGGAGACGTTCCTGCCAGCACATCCAAGGAAGCTTCAAAAGCAGCTGGGGGTCAGCCCGACGCAGACTTTTACTTTGTGAAGTGGATAACCTGGCGGGGGGAACGCACACCCATCATCACCCAGAATGAGAATGGGCCCTGCCCTCTGCTGGCCATCGTGAATATCCTCTTCCTGCGGTGGAAG GTGACTCTGCCACCTCAAAAGGAAGTGATCACCTCAGAGGAGCTGATGGCACATCTGG GGGATTGCCTCTTGTCCATTAAGCCTCAGGAGCAATCGGAAGCACTACAGCTGAACTTCCAGCAG AACGTTAGCGATGCCATGATGGTGCTGCCCAGGCTGTCCACGGGCCTAGATGTGAATGTCCGTTTCACAGGGGTCTCGGACTTCGAATACACTCCCGAGTGCATTGTTTTTGACCTCCTCAACATCCCTCTGTATCATGGCTGGTTACCGGAGCCTCAG GGCCCAGAGGTGCTCCAGGCCGTCGGGAAGCTCAGTTATAACCAACTGGTGGAGAAGATAATTACGTGCAAACATTCCGGTGACCCCAACCTCGTTACAGAAG GTCTGATTGCCGAGCAGTTCCTGGAGTCCACAGCTGCCCAGCTGACCTACCACGGGCTCTGTGAGCTGATGGCCACCGTCAAGGAGGGGGAGCTGAGTGTCTTCTTCAGGAACAACCATTTCAGCACAATGATAAAAcaccag GGTCACCTCTACCTACTGGTGACAGATCAGGGGTTCCTGCAGGAGGAGAAGGTGACCTGGGAAAGTCTGCACAACGTAGAAGGGGACAGCTGTTTCTGCGACTCCCAATTCCATCTCAGCCACCAACTGGAAAAGGAAGGGGCATCCTTGAgcagctcccagcaacagcagcagcaggtggATCAG GATTACATGATCGCCCTGTCcttgcagcaacagcagcagggtCCCCCAGCAATGAGCGACCTGGAGCTCGCCACGCAGCTGCAGCAGGAGGAGTACCAGGctcaggaggagcagcagccgcCAGCCCCGCAGCAGCAACAGCGATCACCGCAG AGACAAGCCCAGGCCTCGGGTCGTCAAGCCAGAGAGCCCAGACAGCGTCGCAAGGCCGATTCCGACTGTGTCCTCCTGTAG
- the MINDY1 gene encoding ubiquitin carboxyl-terminal hydrolase MINDY-1 isoform X2 has protein sequence MEHPAGDFEKAQGDSVNMETTKPNTCNNTSFSHATSDREVAEPQAEGESLIRNEEKVAEPLGTEASTAAQGEESSAVGNATKPGGVGSPDSGMGSVSDGQQAAVVKPKSLEASGETESGDVPASTSKEASKAAGGQPDADFYFVKWITWRGERTPIITQNENGPCPLLAIVNILFLRWKVTLPPQKEVITSEELMAHLGDCLLSIKPQEQSEALQLNFQQNVSDAMMVLPRLSTGLDVNVRFTGVSDFEYTPECIVFDLLNIPLYHGWLPEPQGPEVLQAVGKLSYNQLVEKIITCKHSGDPNLVTEGLIAEQFLESTAAQLTYHGLCELMATVKEGELSVFFRNNHFSTMIKHQGHLYLLVTDQGFLQEEKVTWESLHNVEGDSCFCDSQFHLSHQLEKEGASLSSSQQQQQQVDQDYMIALSLQQQQQGPPAMSDLELATQLQQEEYQAQEEQQPPAPQQQQRSPQRQAQASGRQAREPRQRRKADSDCVLL, from the exons ATGGAGCATCCTGCTGGTGATTTTGAAAAGGCGCAAGGGGACAGCGTGAACATGGAAACTACCAAACCTAATACCTGCAATAATACCAGTTTCAGCCATGCCACTAGCGACAGGGAGGTAGCTGAGCCGCAGGCAGAAGGAGAGAGCCTGATAAGGAATGAAGAGAAGGTGGCCGAACCTCTGGGCACTGAAGCATCAACAG CTGCCCAGGGGGAGGAATCCAGCGCAGTCGGTAATGCGACCAAGCCGGGTGGGGTTGGTTCCCCAGACTCTGGGATGGGCTCGGTCAGCGACGGCCAGCAAGCAGCAGTGGTGAAACCAAAATCACTAGAGGCCAGTGGGGAGACTGAATCAGGAGACGTTCCTGCCAGCACATCCAAGGAAGCTTCAAAAGCAGCTGGGGGTCAGCCCGACGCAGACTTTTACTTTGTGAAGTGGATAACCTGGCGGGGGGAACGCACACCCATCATCACCCAGAATGAGAATGGGCCCTGCCCTCTGCTGGCCATCGTGAATATCCTCTTCCTGCGGTGGAAG GTGACTCTGCCACCTCAAAAGGAAGTGATCACCTCAGAGGAGCTGATGGCACATCTGG GGGATTGCCTCTTGTCCATTAAGCCTCAGGAGCAATCGGAAGCACTACAGCTGAACTTCCAGCAG AACGTTAGCGATGCCATGATGGTGCTGCCCAGGCTGTCCACGGGCCTAGATGTGAATGTCCGTTTCACAGGGGTCTCGGACTTCGAATACACTCCCGAGTGCATTGTTTTTGACCTCCTCAACATCCCTCTGTATCATGGCTGGTTACCGGAGCCTCAG GGCCCAGAGGTGCTCCAGGCCGTCGGGAAGCTCAGTTATAACCAACTGGTGGAGAAGATAATTACGTGCAAACATTCCGGTGACCCCAACCTCGTTACAGAAG GTCTGATTGCCGAGCAGTTCCTGGAGTCCACAGCTGCCCAGCTGACCTACCACGGGCTCTGTGAGCTGATGGCCACCGTCAAGGAGGGGGAGCTGAGTGTCTTCTTCAGGAACAACCATTTCAGCACAATGATAAAAcaccag GGTCACCTCTACCTACTGGTGACAGATCAGGGGTTCCTGCAGGAGGAGAAGGTGACCTGGGAAAGTCTGCACAACGTAGAAGGGGACAGCTGTTTCTGCGACTCCCAATTCCATCTCAGCCACCAACTGGAAAAGGAAGGGGCATCCTTGAgcagctcccagcaacagcagcagcaggtggATCAG GATTACATGATCGCCCTGTCcttgcagcaacagcagcagggtCCCCCAGCAATGAGCGACCTGGAGCTCGCCACGCAGCTGCAGCAGGAGGAGTACCAGGctcaggaggagcagcagccgcCAGCCCCGCAGCAGCAACAGCGATCACCGCAG AGACAAGCCCAGGCCTCGGGTCGTCAAGCCAGAGAGCCCAGACAGCGTCGCAAGGCCGATTCCGACTGTGTCCTCCTGTAG